A DNA window from Bdellovibrionota bacterium contains the following coding sequences:
- the add gene encoding adenosine deaminase — MNLRNIPKVELHRHLEGAVRFSTLIELTKNKKLDLPFNDYKKLHDALVVHSPMKDLKSVLDKFWTTQSVLDSEEVWERLGFEACEDAFNEGIVLLELRYSPSFASTNHPKMTFEKIHRSIMKGVERAQKIFPMAVGMIGILGRIQPVPEAAKSADFIIENKESFVAIDLADNEEGFDCKPFAPLFMKAKNAGLHITVHSGEIPGGEFFVKDAIEFLHAERIGHGVQIYKSPEMIKYVKENNVTLELCPISNYLTNAIPDLSKHPLKMLMDEGVKVSINSDDPGIFGTTILDDYEVLKDLHEFKLEDFNRCNQMAYEACFIPEKIKSKFW, encoded by the coding sequence ATGAACTTACGAAACATACCTAAAGTTGAACTCCATCGTCACCTCGAAGGCGCTGTGCGTTTTTCGACTCTAATCGAATTAACGAAGAACAAAAAACTAGATTTACCCTTTAACGACTACAAGAAGTTGCATGATGCGCTAGTCGTGCATTCTCCAATGAAAGACCTCAAATCTGTTTTGGATAAATTTTGGACCACGCAATCTGTGTTGGATTCTGAAGAGGTTTGGGAGCGCTTAGGCTTTGAGGCCTGCGAAGATGCTTTCAATGAAGGAATTGTTTTATTAGAACTTAGATATTCACCAAGCTTTGCATCTACTAACCATCCTAAAATGACATTCGAAAAAATTCATCGAAGCATTATGAAAGGTGTGGAGCGCGCACAAAAAATTTTTCCGATGGCTGTAGGTATGATTGGAATCTTAGGAAGAATTCAGCCAGTGCCCGAAGCTGCGAAGTCTGCCGACTTCATTATCGAAAACAAAGAATCTTTTGTGGCTATAGATCTTGCGGACAACGAAGAAGGATTTGATTGCAAACCTTTTGCTCCTCTATTTATGAAAGCAAAAAATGCAGGCCTACATATCACCGTTCACTCTGGTGAAATTCCAGGTGGAGAGTTTTTTGTGAAGGATGCCATCGAGTTCTTGCACGCTGAAAGAATCGGTCACGGCGTACAAATTTACAAGAGCCCCGAAATGATCAAATACGTGAAAGAAAACAATGTGACTCTTGAACTCTGCCCGATCAGTAACTATTTAACGAATGCGATTCCTGATCTTTCTAAACATCCTTTAAAAATGCTGATGGACGAAGGAGTGAAAGTTTCGATCAACTCCGATGACCCAGGAATTTTTGGCACAACCATCTTAGATGATTACGAAGTTCTCAAAGATCTTCACGAATTTAAACTTGAAGATTTCAATCGCTGCAACCAAATGGCTTACGAAGCCTGCTTTATTCCAGAAAAAATAAAATCTAAATTTTGGTAA